A stretch of the Candidatus Jettenia sp. AMX2 genome encodes the following:
- a CDS encoding PH domain-containing protein → MIFKNAQKTKLLPENEIIKSLRPTIRHYTFFLVILALCLYLAFTKSGIHTTKGFSIAFISGFLGVYTILSVFTTKYVITCQAVLIKKGPFSLRFTEVNYSDIDSIFVRQGKIQKYFKTGNLIINAERIRYVLRGIKDPFKIKEIINKEKASYHEKRALMKKIL, encoded by the coding sequence ATGATATTTAAGAATGCCCAAAAAACGAAATTATTGCCGGAAAACGAGATCATAAAATCCCTGAGACCCACGATAAGACATTATACGTTTTTTCTTGTGATTCTTGCCCTTTGTCTTTATTTGGCCTTTACTAAATCCGGGATACATACTACCAAAGGGTTCAGTATCGCATTCATTAGTGGTTTTCTGGGTGTGTATACTATCCTCTCGGTTTTTACGACAAAATATGTGATTACCTGCCAGGCTGTTTTGATTAAAAAAGGCCCGTTTTCATTGAGGTTTACCGAAGTAAATTACAGTGATATTGACAGCATTTTTGTCAGGCAGGGAAAGATACAGAAGTATTTTAAAACCGGAAATCTTATTATAAATGCTGAACGGATACGCTATGTACTCAGGGGCATTAAAGATCCTTTTAAGATAAAAGAGATTATTAACAAGGAAAAGGCCTCTTACCATGAGAAGCGTGCACTAATGAAAAAAATATTGTAG
- a CDS encoding sugar transferase — translation MPIRIFNYPVSRRQLILSLGDLLIVNGSIFLSVMIRLGFNVGWDYIKSNVMSFLLTGAVFVLIFFFAELYDMQKDFTSLNTIITVVCSSATALIIITFLFYVSWSLRIGRGVFIILGFLITFFIIWWRILYSYLLDHPIFTRNTLIIGAGLMGRFILQEIRKSKKTGLHIIGFIDDDTTKKDTLVDGIPVIGNRHTLNTIVHKYNINLIIVAITHSKHTDLLKELIKCSWNGIDVTDVPTLYEQLNGKIPFNHIDDAWLLQIVTGKPKLYGRLIKPAFEALIALILFIVLLPVMAITALLIKSGTGSRIFYIQERIGKDGRQFKIIKFRTMLENAESNTGAVYAADNDPRITKVGKLLRKWRLDETPQLLNVIAGNMSLIGPRPERYIFIKEFEKNIPFYSQRLAVRPGLTGWAQVKYPYASTLEQTEEKLQYDLYYIKNMCLILDLIILLKTINVVLFGRGK, via the coding sequence ATGCCTATCAGAATCTTTAATTATCCGGTCTCAAGGCGGCAACTCATACTCAGTCTGGGGGATCTGCTCATTGTAAATGGCTCAATCTTTTTATCAGTCATGATACGTTTAGGTTTCAATGTCGGATGGGACTATATAAAAAGCAACGTTATGTCGTTTCTGCTAACGGGGGCCGTCTTTGTTCTTATATTTTTCTTTGCGGAACTCTATGATATGCAAAAGGATTTTACATCCCTTAATACTATCATAACCGTTGTTTGTTCATCTGCCACTGCACTGATTATTATAACGTTCCTGTTTTATGTAAGCTGGTCACTGCGTATCGGAAGAGGGGTGTTTATTATCCTTGGTTTCCTTATTACATTTTTTATAATCTGGTGGAGGATTTTATATAGTTATCTCCTTGATCATCCTATTTTTACCAGAAATACCCTAATAATTGGCGCCGGCCTGATGGGAAGGTTTATTTTGCAGGAAATAAGGAAATCAAAAAAAACCGGTTTGCATATTATTGGCTTTATAGATGATGACACCACGAAGAAGGATACGTTGGTTGACGGAATTCCGGTTATTGGAAACAGGCATACGCTCAACACTATCGTTCATAAGTATAATATTAACCTGATTATTGTAGCTATTACCCATAGCAAACATACTGATTTACTCAAAGAACTCATTAAATGTTCCTGGAACGGAATAGATGTTACCGATGTGCCCACCCTTTATGAACAACTCAATGGAAAGATACCTTTTAATCATATTGACGATGCATGGTTGCTACAGATCGTTACCGGCAAGCCAAAATTGTATGGAAGATTGATAAAACCTGCCTTTGAGGCCCTGATTGCTTTGATATTATTTATAGTACTTTTGCCGGTAATGGCAATTACAGCGCTCTTAATTAAATCAGGTACTGGCAGCAGGATTTTTTATATTCAGGAGCGTATTGGTAAGGACGGCAGGCAATTTAAGATCATAAAATTCAGAACCATGCTGGAAAATGCAGAGTCAAATACCGGCGCTGTTTATGCAGCCGATAATGACCCCAGGATTACAAAGGTTGGAAAGCTCCTGAGGAAGTGGAGATTGGATGAGACCCCTCAGTTACTGAATGTCATTGCCGGAAATATGAGCCTGATAGGTCCACGCCCTGAAAGGTATATTTTTATTAAGGAGTTTGAGAAAAATATACCTTTCTACAGTCAGCGGCTTGCTGTCAGACCCGGTTTGACCGGCTGGGCACAGGTAAAATACCCTTACGCATCAACACTGGAACAGACCGAAGAAAAACTGCAATACGATTTATACTATATTAAAAATATGTGCCTTATTTTGGATCTGATAATATTACTGAAGACAATAAATGTTGTTCTGTTCGGCCGCGGGAAATAG
- a CDS encoding radical SAM protein, with translation MNVLLIDPPFYRFFNYYNRYFPLGLGYLSSALKKAGHRTVIYDADCNKNPKGMDYTRLPEKYYIYIRELRNPENPIIKEISKTITKHQPDIVGITVMTPKVASAYTVARLVKKYNKNCYVVFGGPHAALKADEIMKNTEDVDFVINGEGELALPELLNILNTPDKTVCNTNSNSSAQPGAGSIQGISHRSGNTIVHNTVKKFVEDLDCLLFPDREALSGSAVYTSEDMGLLMGSRGCPYHCSYCATQIWTRKVRYRSLTNIMEEIVQVYNTYGTRQFTFKDDSFTIQRKRVLEFCDMLLSKGIKINWDCNTRIDLVDSELLRTMKRAGCNSIKVGIESGSKRILALMDKGITLEKIKESARLFRKEGIHWTAYFMMGVPTETKEDIKKTLELLYAVKPCFASIGVYEPFPGTRLFDIGVETGLLRKEMSYNDFFTRLPSDYYLKDINRRVDTMNKEDFISLEKEVKDAFHNYNKSLIRIYQRGKARSRVYFNTPGIFFNDIEKFLGWIK, from the coding sequence ATGAATGTCCTCCTTATAGACCCTCCTTTTTACAGATTTTTTAATTATTACAACCGCTATTTTCCTTTAGGGCTGGGCTACCTTTCTTCCGCATTAAAAAAGGCCGGGCACCGAACAGTCATTTATGATGCCGATTGTAATAAGAACCCAAAAGGCATGGATTATACAAGATTACCGGAAAAATATTATATTTATATAAGAGAATTAAGGAATCCGGAAAATCCGATTATCAAAGAAATCTCCAAAACTATTACCAAACACCAGCCCGATATTGTTGGAATCACCGTTATGACACCAAAGGTGGCTTCAGCATATACCGTTGCCCGGCTGGTAAAAAAGTACAACAAAAACTGTTATGTTGTCTTTGGTGGTCCCCACGCAGCCTTAAAGGCGGATGAGATTATGAAAAACACGGAGGATGTTGATTTTGTCATCAACGGAGAGGGCGAATTAGCGCTTCCTGAGCTGTTAAATATTTTAAATACACCGGACAAAACTGTTTGTAATACCAATAGCAACAGTAGCGCCCAGCCCGGAGCCGGTAGCATACAGGGAATATCCCACCGGTCTGGCAATACGATTGTTCACAATACGGTAAAAAAATTTGTTGAAGATTTAGATTGCCTTTTATTTCCGGACAGAGAAGCGCTGTCAGGTTCTGCTGTGTATACTTCTGAAGATATGGGTTTGTTAATGGGTAGCCGCGGCTGTCCCTATCATTGCTCCTATTGTGCAACACAGATATGGACACGGAAGGTAAGGTATCGTTCGCTTACGAATATCATGGAAGAAATCGTACAGGTATACAATACATACGGCACCCGCCAGTTTACGTTTAAGGATGATTCTTTTACCATTCAGAGAAAGAGGGTCCTGGAATTCTGCGACATGCTGTTAAGCAAAGGTATAAAGATTAACTGGGATTGCAATACACGGATCGACCTGGTGGATTCAGAACTCCTGAGAACAATGAAAAGGGCAGGATGCAACAGCATCAAGGTAGGAATTGAATCAGGCAGCAAAAGGATTTTAGCGTTAATGGATAAAGGTATTACTCTGGAAAAGATAAAAGAATCCGCCCGTCTTTTCCGCAAAGAAGGGATTCACTGGACAGCTTATTTCATGATGGGTGTGCCTACAGAAACAAAGGAGGACATTAAAAAAACCCTCGAGTTACTGTACGCGGTAAAACCGTGCTTTGCCTCCATCGGCGTCTATGAGCCTTTCCCCGGAACAAGACTTTTTGATATAGGCGTTGAGACGGGACTTCTCAGGAAGGAAATGTCATACAATGACTTCTTTACCCGTCTACCAAGCGATTATTACCTGAAAGATATAAACCGGCGGGTTGATACAATGAACAAGGAAGATTTTATTTCCCTCGAAAAGGAAGTAAAAGATGCCTTTCATAATTACAATAAAAGTCTTATACGTATCTATCAGAGAGGAAAGGCGAGGAGTCGCGTATATTTCAATACGCCAGGGATATTTTTTAATGATATTGAAAAATTTCTTGGGTGGATTAAGTAA
- a CDS encoding MoxR family ATPase, producing the protein MTVSEREKTELEAIDKIVKGRLEIKKQIAKVIVGQEEVVEDLLIALFCKGHCLFVGVPGLAKTLLVSILAEVLNLRFNRIQFTPDLMPADITGTDILEQDHATGKRFFKFIKGPIFSNILLADEINRTPPKTQAALLQAMQEYRVTASGTTYNLDLPFIVFATQNPIEQEGTYPLPEAQLDRFMFQINVDYPSQEEEVEIVRTTTSPFKPSIEKVFSPREIISLQELVTRVPAADYVIEYAIRLVRASRPTDPSAPDFIKKWVNWGAGPRASQYLILGGKARAILNGRYAATCNDVRTIAKPILQHRIITNFHAEAEGKTSLHIIDQLLDTVKER; encoded by the coding sequence ATGACGGTAAGTGAAAGAGAAAAAACAGAGCTTGAGGCTATCGATAAGATAGTTAAAGGGCGCTTAGAGATAAAGAAGCAGATTGCAAAGGTCATTGTAGGTCAGGAGGAGGTTGTAGAAGACCTTCTGATAGCCCTGTTCTGCAAGGGGCATTGCCTCTTCGTTGGGGTGCCGGGTCTTGCCAAAACGCTGCTTGTGAGTATCCTTGCAGAGGTTTTAAATCTGAGATTCAATCGCATTCAATTTACTCCGGATCTCATGCCTGCCGATATTACGGGTACGGACATCCTGGAGCAGGATCATGCTACAGGGAAAAGGTTTTTTAAGTTTATTAAAGGACCGATCTTTTCAAATATCCTCCTTGCCGATGAAATAAACCGTACGCCTCCGAAAACACAGGCAGCGTTATTACAGGCAATGCAGGAATACCGGGTAACAGCCAGCGGTACAACTTATAACCTGGATCTTCCCTTTATTGTTTTTGCCACACAAAATCCTATTGAGCAGGAGGGTACCTATCCCTTACCCGAGGCACAATTGGACCGGTTCATGTTTCAGATCAATGTAGATTATCCTTCCCAGGAAGAAGAGGTCGAAATTGTAAGGACAACGACATCTCCTTTTAAACCATCGATTGAGAAGGTCTTCAGCCCCCGGGAAATAATCAGCCTTCAGGAGCTTGTCACCAGGGTGCCGGCTGCCGATTATGTTATTGAATATGCCATAAGGCTGGTACGGGCATCAAGGCCAACCGATCCGTCAGCGCCTGATTTTATCAAAAAGTGGGTCAACTGGGGAGCAGGTCCCCGCGCATCGCAATATCTTATTCTGGGAGGGAAAGCACGGGCAATACTGAACGGCAGATATGCAGCCACCTGCAATGATGTCAGAACAATCGCCAAACCTATTTTACAACACCGCATTATTACCAACTTCCATGCCGAGGCTGAAGGGAAAACGTCCCTTCATATTATTGATCAATTACTTGATACGGTAAAAGAACGTTAA
- a CDS encoding DUF58 domain-containing protein — protein sequence MTENPFDPVTLSKIANMELRARLVVDGILSGIHKSPFKGSSIEFLEHKEYSPGDEIKHVDWKVHARSDKYYIKQFEEETNLKCYIFLDTSGSMGYKSTGISKFEYASTLAASLAYLLLKQSDLVGLICFSDKISHYIPPRSRAAHLHVLINILTGLKTAGKSDISGVLGEFSEKIGRRSMVIVISDFFDSIEKIMAQLKYFQFKKNEIILFHTLDPYELTFPFETITFFESMEDERRILAEPKSIKDHYLSGMNRFLDQFKQTCYENRIDYIRIDTSTPLDQALTRFLARREGVQIPPIKP from the coding sequence ATGACAGAAAATCCTTTTGATCCCGTAACGCTATCGAAAATAGCAAATATGGAACTTCGGGCAAGGCTTGTTGTGGATGGAATCCTGTCGGGCATTCATAAAAGCCCTTTTAAAGGTTCCAGTATCGAATTCCTGGAACACAAGGAATACTCGCCCGGAGATGAGATAAAGCACGTTGACTGGAAGGTGCATGCAAGGTCAGATAAATATTATATCAAGCAATTTGAAGAAGAGACCAATCTTAAATGCTATATATTTCTTGATACCAGCGGGTCAATGGGGTATAAATCGACCGGTATCAGCAAATTTGAATATGCCTCTACCCTTGCCGCTTCACTGGCGTATCTGTTATTAAAGCAATCCGATCTTGTTGGTCTCATCTGTTTTAGTGATAAGATATCACACTATATCCCTCCCCGGTCACGTGCTGCGCACCTCCATGTACTCATCAATATACTCACAGGGTTAAAAACGGCCGGTAAATCTGATATCAGCGGTGTATTGGGGGAATTTTCAGAAAAAATTGGCCGTCGTTCCATGGTTATTGTCATATCTGATTTTTTTGATTCGATCGAAAAAATAATGGCTCAGTTAAAATATTTTCAATTTAAGAAAAATGAGATTATCCTTTTCCACACCCTGGATCCCTATGAGCTGACCTTCCCTTTTGAAACAATCACCTTTTTTGAATCTATGGAAGATGAAAGACGTATTCTTGCAGAACCGAAGTCTATAAAAGATCATTATCTTTCTGGGATGAATCGTTTTCTGGATCAGTTCAAACAAACCTGTTACGAAAATCGGATAGATTACATACGTATTGATACCTCAACCCCGCTTGACCAGGCGCTGACCAGATTCCTGGCAAGAAGGGAAGGCGTTCAAATCCCACCCATCAAACCATAA
- a CDS encoding BatA domain-containing protein, with amino-acid sequence MISFFNPLLLMGILGASIPVIIHLINRKKAISYRFAAIDFILQTNKRISVKFKLRQLILLILRTSFIIFIVLALARPFLKTMGGGVEEGVPTSNVVLIDDSYSMQYVTGGEAFFQSAKTTAKKIIGSLTKDDEAAVITCSDAGSQILPELDYDKTIHLSVIDQLQPTFTAAPVTPALDAAIEILTKARTPVRRIFLLTDMTRNSWDADWFKAGNERLRNHITSVHIVDLSEGKALRNIAITRLDPKLDTSKRDGEAYIRVTVSNFSPARVKNLLAQVFVDHKKVTQGFFTIEANASETKEFYFSVEKGKDHTGWIEIAGDNLLVDNKRYFTINAVQKLDVLLIDGDPRTNIYESETFYLEKALNPGREHVSSVKPVICSVHEAANISFADFDTVFLCNVETLPYAKINELELFVKDGGAVFFSLGNKVDPKYYNSYFSPLLPHRLYTVKTFSGESPLTEEQPLHLKVADPSHPVLNILSTSDMSTLSSARFYRVFYIDPAPLGTCKTILSFSDDTPAMIERQIDRGRSVLFTSTVDRDWTDMPVKPFFLPLMQQLCRYLSGMALEDVQSEILVRHVWQIPCPYDIDTIEITNPEGTKTTLQPQFADNEKSFICTDTNIPGIYAVTADGKPVTQIPSCFPVNIHTSESNLDKMDQKDITALMGGVKLTIATSHIGEGREVLMGEAKKTLWGTLLLLAFCILFAESFISRK; translated from the coding sequence ATGATTTCATTTTTTAATCCACTTTTATTAATGGGTATTTTGGGAGCAAGCATACCCGTTATTATTCATCTTATAAACAGAAAGAAGGCCATTTCGTACAGATTTGCAGCTATCGATTTCATACTGCAGACGAATAAACGTATTTCAGTAAAGTTTAAACTCCGCCAGCTTATCCTTCTCATTCTGAGGACATCCTTCATTATTTTCATTGTACTTGCCCTTGCCAGGCCGTTCCTGAAAACCATGGGCGGGGGGGTGGAAGAAGGTGTTCCTACGAGTAATGTTGTTCTGATCGATGATTCGTACAGCATGCAGTACGTAACTGGCGGCGAGGCCTTTTTCCAGTCCGCTAAGACAACTGCAAAGAAGATTATCGGCAGTTTAACAAAAGACGATGAAGCAGCAGTTATTACCTGTTCGGATGCCGGATCGCAGATACTGCCGGAACTGGATTACGACAAAACTATTCATCTCTCTGTCATAGATCAATTACAACCCACTTTTACCGCTGCCCCTGTCACTCCTGCACTGGATGCAGCAATAGAAATACTAACCAAAGCCAGGACGCCCGTGAGGAGGATATTTTTGCTTACGGACATGACGCGAAATAGCTGGGATGCCGATTGGTTTAAGGCGGGGAATGAACGGTTACGAAATCATATAACAAGCGTCCATATCGTAGACCTGTCGGAGGGAAAGGCACTCAGGAACATTGCTATTACCCGTCTCGACCCAAAACTTGATACATCGAAAAGGGATGGTGAGGCCTATATCAGGGTAACGGTATCTAACTTTTCACCTGCAAGGGTAAAGAACCTGCTCGCACAGGTTTTCGTAGATCATAAGAAAGTAACCCAGGGATTTTTTACCATCGAAGCCAATGCATCTGAAACAAAGGAGTTTTATTTTTCTGTAGAAAAAGGGAAAGACCACACCGGATGGATTGAAATAGCCGGGGATAATTTATTGGTAGATAATAAAAGGTATTTTACGATAAATGCAGTACAAAAACTGGATGTCCTTTTAATTGATGGTGACCCGCGGACGAATATTTACGAGAGTGAGACTTTCTATCTGGAGAAGGCCCTGAATCCGGGACGGGAACATGTATCATCCGTTAAGCCGGTCATATGTTCTGTTCATGAGGCAGCAAACATCAGTTTTGCTGACTTTGACACTGTCTTCCTCTGTAACGTAGAGACCCTGCCCTATGCAAAGATTAATGAACTCGAATTATTTGTAAAAGACGGCGGGGCTGTGTTTTTTTCGCTTGGCAATAAGGTTGATCCCAAATATTACAACAGCTATTTTAGTCCGTTGCTGCCTCACAGGCTTTATACGGTAAAGACCTTTTCCGGCGAAAGCCCGCTGACAGAAGAACAACCGCTCCATCTGAAAGTAGCAGATCCTTCACATCCTGTACTGAATATCCTGTCGACGTCCGATATGAGTACTTTATCCTCTGCCAGGTTTTACCGTGTTTTTTATATTGACCCTGCGCCGCTGGGAACCTGCAAAACAATACTTTCCTTTTCCGATGATACACCGGCAATGATTGAGAGACAAATAGACAGGGGAAGGTCGGTGCTTTTTACCTCAACAGTTGACAGGGATTGGACGGATATGCCCGTTAAACCCTTCTTCCTGCCGCTGATGCAGCAGCTTTGCCGGTATTTATCAGGAATGGCATTAGAGGATGTCCAGTCCGAAATCCTGGTCAGGCATGTGTGGCAGATTCCTTGTCCATATGATATTGATACCATAGAAATAACAAATCCTGAAGGCACAAAAACCACCTTGCAGCCACAGTTCGCAGATAATGAAAAATCCTTTATCTGCACGGATACCAATATTCCCGGTATATATGCTGTTACGGCAGACGGAAAGCCGGTAACGCAAATTCCATCCTGTTTTCCGGTAAATATACATACTTCTGAATCCAATCTGGATAAAATGGATCAAAAAGATATAACAGCCCTTATGGGAGGAGTGAAACTTACCATAGCAACCTCCCATATTGGTGAAGGACGTGAAGTGCTCATGGGCGAGGCGAAAAAAACCCTCTGGGGCACACTCCTGCTGCTTGCCTTTTGCATCCTCTTTGCCGAGTCGTTCATTTCAAGAAAATGA
- a CDS encoding YifB family Mg chelatase-like AAA ATPase produces the protein MLAKVKSVAVYGIDAYLLDIEVYIAAGDMPYVVIVGLPDTAVKESRDRVKAAINTNGYRFPHKPITINLAPADRKKEGPVFELPIAVGILIATGQIEIPDIHEYAIVGELSLDGRLRPVKGCLSMALKCKELGIKKFLVPFENASEAAIIDEIDVVPMKTLPDTIGILTKSIPAVPFKVNREEIFKESSSYDIDYADVKGQEHAKRALTVAVAGNHNIIMVGPPGSGKTMLAQRIPTIMPPLTLGEALETTKIYSVVGLLNHGQSLIATRPFRAPHHTISTAGLIGGGSFPRPGEISLSHNGVLFLDELPEFDRKTLEVLRQPLETGSITISRAMSSVTYPSNSVLVASCNPCPCGFYADKQRLCRCTPYQIQNYLSKVSGPLLDRIDIQLEVPAVRYSELVAERDVQSSSDMRKKVMIARSIQKERFKDLSPDCSRGQTSLANAQMSTRQIKKYCILDKPAEAILHQAMTELGISARGYSKILKVARTIADLDESEPVRVEHISEAIQYRNLDRSLWK, from the coding sequence ATGCTGGCAAAAGTCAAAAGCGTTGCTGTTTATGGGATTGATGCATATTTGCTGGATATTGAAGTCTACATTGCTGCCGGCGATATGCCGTATGTCGTTATTGTCGGATTGCCGGATACGGCAGTCAAGGAGAGCCGTGACAGGGTAAAGGCGGCGATCAATACCAATGGTTACCGGTTTCCCCATAAACCCATAACAATAAATCTGGCGCCGGCAGACCGCAAAAAAGAAGGTCCTGTCTTTGAACTGCCTATAGCAGTCGGGATACTTATCGCAACAGGTCAAATTGAGATCCCGGACATCCATGAATATGCTATTGTGGGAGAGTTGTCGCTGGATGGCAGGTTGCGTCCCGTAAAGGGATGCCTGTCAATGGCGCTCAAATGCAAGGAACTGGGGATAAAAAAATTCCTGGTACCTTTTGAAAATGCATCCGAGGCTGCTATTATTGATGAGATTGATGTTGTCCCCATGAAAACCCTGCCGGACACCATAGGTATTCTTACCAAATCCATTCCCGCCGTTCCTTTTAAGGTTAATCGTGAAGAGATATTTAAAGAGTCATCATCCTATGATATTGATTATGCGGATGTAAAGGGCCAGGAGCATGCCAAACGCGCCTTAACCGTTGCCGTTGCCGGAAACCATAATATCATCATGGTGGGCCCTCCGGGATCGGGCAAGACCATGCTTGCACAGCGCATTCCGACAATCATGCCCCCTCTTACCCTTGGTGAGGCGCTGGAGACAACGAAGATTTACAGCGTTGTGGGTCTTCTTAATCACGGACAATCGCTGATTGCAACAAGACCCTTCCGTGCTCCACATCATACGATCAGCACTGCCGGATTAATTGGAGGTGGTTCATTTCCCAGGCCAGGAGAGATTAGCCTGTCACATAACGGCGTACTTTTCTTAGATGAACTTCCGGAATTCGACCGGAAAACACTGGAGGTTCTCCGCCAGCCCCTGGAGACAGGCAGTATAACAATCTCACGGGCAATGAGTTCGGTTACCTATCCATCAAATTCCGTCCTTGTCGCTTCCTGTAACCCGTGTCCGTGTGGATTCTATGCGGACAAACAGCGGCTTTGCCGCTGCACGCCTTACCAGATCCAAAATTACCTGTCAAAGGTTTCCGGTCCGTTACTGGACAGAATTGACATACAGTTGGAGGTACCTGCTGTGCGTTATAGTGAGCTTGTTGCTGAGAGGGATGTGCAATCTTCCAGTGATATGAGGAAAAAGGTAATGATTGCCCGTTCGATACAAAAAGAACGGTTTAAGGACCTGTCCCCGGATTGCAGCAGGGGACAGACATCCTTAGCAAATGCCCAAATGTCAACCAGACAGATTAAAAAGTATTGCATCCTGGACAAACCTGCAGAAGCGATCCTCCATCAGGCAATGACAGAATTAGGGATCTCCGCACGCGGGTACAGTAAGATTCTCAAAGTGGCACGCACTATAGCAGACCTGGACGAGAGCGAACCTGTCAGGGTGGAACATATATCTGAGGCGATACAATACAGAAATTTAGACAGGAGTTTGTGGAAGTGA
- a CDS encoding (deoxy)nucleoside triphosphate pyrophosphohydrolase translates to MVSVACAIIENRGKVLAARRSESMSLPLKWEFPGGKIKKGESPEECLKRELLEELGIEVTVIQSLPPVTHHYPEFAVMLYPFICKIVAGEITLREHVAVTWLQPDELHTLDWAEADRPVIDGYREALQTRTRNVS, encoded by the coding sequence GTGGTTTCAGTTGCTTGTGCGATTATAGAAAACAGAGGGAAGGTATTAGCCGCCCGGCGGAGTGAATCCATGAGCTTGCCGTTGAAATGGGAGTTTCCGGGTGGCAAGATCAAGAAGGGTGAAAGCCCTGAAGAATGCCTGAAACGTGAACTGCTTGAGGAGCTGGGAATAGAGGTGACTGTAATCCAATCGCTTCCTCCGGTGACGCATCACTACCCGGAGTTTGCAGTGATGCTCTATCCTTTCATTTGCAAAATTGTTGCGGGTGAAATAACCCTCCGTGAGCATGTTGCCGTCACCTGGCTGCAGCCGGATGAATTGCATACCCTCGACTGGGCCGAGGCAGACAGGCCGGTAATTGATGGGTACCGTGAAGCATTGCAAACCCGGACCAGGAATGTAAGCTAG